Below is a window of Populus alba chromosome 2, ASM523922v2, whole genome shotgun sequence DNA.
TGAAGACATAACTTTGAAAAGTTCTAGATATTTAAACAAGGTTGAGGAACAGTGGAACCATGAGCAAGGAGAGAGCACTGGTTCAATTGCCGCTACCGATGATTCATTCTCATATGACATTTGGaaggaagagaaaaatattCTGATGCTCAATACtagaaagagaagagaggaagaagaggtaAGAGTTTGTGCAGTGATAAATATTGAGTAAATTTTGATGGAACAGGTCTTCCTGTTTTACATTATTGAAGCACATCCTTTGTAAAATCTGACCTTTTTGATATTTGGCAGCTAAAAGATAGAACTGATCAACCTCGTGGAACATGGGAGGAAGTATATAGAAATGCCAAGAGGGCTGATAGGTCCAGGAATGATTTACATGAAAGGGATGAAGGAGAACTTTTGAGGACAGGGCAACCGTTATGCATATATGAACCATATTTTGGGGAAGGAACCTGGTCTTTTCTTCATCTAAGTTCACTTTATCGAGGAATAGGATTGGTGAGTTTGCATCTGTATTTTATACTGGAAATCTGTGTGCACATCTCTATTTTTCTCAAAGTTACTTGACTTTTGTGTCCTGTCAGATGATTGTTCCCAACATGATTGACATCACCCTCTCTTAACATGTAGCTTATGGTTAAAAATCTTCTGTGCTGATTATAAAGATTCTATTTTCCAAAGGTGTTTATTGCTTGAACTTTCAATCTTAATCTTCCACATTTAGCAAGTTGAGGAAAAGGTAAATGGTCAGGAATATCTTTATTCATGTATCTGAAAGCCCTACATTTGCATATTCCTCAGTACTATGGTGTGTTTTACCTGCAAAATGATTTTGGTTGATAAACACTTGCACAAAATCTTTTGCTCATCTCACATTGAAGGAATTTGAAGGCCCTCAGTCGCATATGCCTTTGCAATTGTAACCAAAACATGTGgcaccttttattttatggagCTTGCTTTATACTTCTGCTTGTAGTTGGAATTTATAAATTTGGTTTCCTTCCTGTTTTTGTATACTGACTATGGTTGCAGTCCACGAAAGGTCGAAGACCCAGGACAGATGACATTGATGCACCCTCCCGTCTGTCACTTCTCAGCAACTCATACTATCGAGATGCCCTAGGTGATTATGGAGCTTTTTTTGCAATTGCAAATCGAATTGACCGTATTCACAAGAATTCTTGGATAGGGTTTCAATCTTGGAGAGCAACAGCAAGGAAGGTATATGATGATTCCCTATTTTCTGTCTAACCTGTAATCTTATTGTGATGTTGTTTGCTCTGCCTTACGTGCCAATTTTAGGATCTGATATTGGTCTTTAAACCTGCATTTTTGGTCATTCAGACTGATATGGCCAGAACATGGTCAGATTTGGCTCTACTGTAAAATGTGGAAAAGACAAGGTTACTCGCAACCACTTGGGCTTTCTGAGCGCATGTGGCAATTGCACGGGTCAATTGATGTATCCTATGCAACTATAGTTACCAATGTGATTTGCCTTCCTTCGAAATGAgctaaattgatgaaatttttttctggGATTCTAGCACCAAATTTCCTCTGGCCATTACCTTCACTATGAGTAGTTACCATTTCGGTTCTCTGTAATCTATGCAAGTAATGAGTTTATTGTTAGACAAATGCaatctcataatttatttcatacATTTAATGAACTATTTCTTATTCTGGGGTATAAACAGGCATCTTTGTCTAGGATTGCTGAAAAGGCATTGATAGATGCTATTGAAACACAAAAGCATCGGGATGCGGTTTACTTTTGGGTTCCCATGGACATGGATCCAAGAAGTCACTTAAGGAGGGACTTTTGGTCTTTCTGTGATGCTATAAATGCTGGAAATTGCAAGTAAGAGCTATGCTGTTTATATCAAGATTTATCATGTGAATCTTGACAATTGCGCTCCTTTCTCATTTGCATTCTTCTAGCTGATTTCCCCCATTTAATTGTTGGTGATTGAAGGTTAGCTTTTTCCGATGCTCTTAAGAGGATGTACGGCATCAAGCATGATTTGGATTCTTTACCATCCATGCCTGAAGATGGGGATACATGGTCTGTCATGTTGAGTTTTGCTTTGCCAACAAGGTCCTTCCTAGAGTttgtaatgttttcaaggtgTGATAAGTTGCTTTTGTTGGCATTAggaattcaaaaattcaaagtgTAAGCTGGTTCAGATGCTGATTTGAACTGTTGAGTGCAGAATGTTTGTGGACGCATTGGATGCACAGATGTATGATGAGCACCATCAAAGTGGGCGATGTTATCTGAGTCCAGCTAAGGTAACTTAGAGTTTATATGATGAGTTTTCTGTGCTGCAAGCATATAACTTGTCTGTTCTTCGAATTTAGTTTGGGTACTATTATGAGTTGAAGTCTAGGTTTTCAATGAGTTCACCTGAAGAAACTCTGAAACCCAAAGTGCTAGACAACAGTTTCAACTGAAGCTCAGTTTACCCTTCAAGTTTATGATGAATAACTACAACCATACCATTCACCTCACTTGGTGCTCAAAATAACCGGCTGGCAAATTCTGTTTTTGGGATATGCTGCTTGAACAGTCAACTAGGCATTTTAAATTCCCCCAAAATGACAGATAGATCTGCAGTCCTTTTGATAACCGCaagacctctttttttttttttttttttccttttatgtatTGCAGGATAAGCATTGCTACTCACGGGTTCTTGAGCTGCTCATAAATGTCTGGGCATACCACAGTGCACGACAGATGGTGTACGTGAATCCTGAGACTGGCCTGATGAAGGAGCAACACACGGTCAAGAGCCGCAGAGGCAAGATGTGGGTTAGATGGTTCTCATACAGCGTTCTTAAGAGCATGGATGAGGACTTGGCTGAAGAGGCAGATTCTGACCGGCCCAAGAGAAGGTGGTTATGGCCTTCAACGGGTGAGGTTGTATGGGAAGGTGTATATGAGAAAGAGAGGAATCTACGGAGTCATCAGAAAGAGAAGAGGAGACAACAAAGCAAGGACAAACAACAAAGAATGAGGAAAAAACACCGTCAAAAAGTGTTGGGAAAATACGTGAAGCCCCCACCAGAAGACATAGAAAATTCAAACTCTACAATGTCCACGTCAGAAACTTCATAGCATTAAGTTCACCCGTCCGACCATGGGCAGCATTTGGAGGTGGAGTCTAGCTcgataattcttttatatttgatttttcctCTTCAGTTCTTATTCGGCAAAAGGGATGCATGTGTTTGTATCTTTTACATGAAGGGGTTTGTACGTAACTAACTGCATCCCTACGTCATTAGTGTTTGTGAGTGTATAAGTGTATACTAATTTGCctgttcttttcatttttttcacccCATTGTAGAAGCTATTACATTCATAACCACAATGAAAGAAGAATTGTGTGAGTATTTGTAATTTCAGCAACTCAATATACTCCCATCCATGTTCCGCTGTCATGAGAGCATAATATACTCGTCATATCATATTAGCTATAATTATAAGCTTATTAGCCTTAATCTTCTGCATTGACAGACAGTCGTGAAGTTCCGATCAAGTTTCAATCGTGGGGAATCCACGGCGACATTTGACCCAACCTTCAGATAGAAAATATAATCAGGCGGCATTTGACCCGACCTTAAAGATAGAAAATATAATCACGCGGTATCACCAAATTCAGGAACACGGCAAAGCTTCAGAAGGGTTAAATACCAATACAGGATTCAGACTGTAAGCATGATATAGCCATATAGGGCAATGAAACAGAGTGAAAAAGCTAAAAACAGTTGCACAGCGGGGAGTATTTCCTCTCATcacagaaaagaaacaaaattgcaaCCCTCATTTGGAGGGAGGAAACAGCTACACTCAAGAGTGTCACCGCATGGTAAACGACATCAATTATATCTCTAGAAGGTGGGATTAATAACATTCAAGAGCCTCAGGCAAAATCCTCTGTTCTCCCATTCTGGAAACTTATCAATACCTTGGAGCTGTAGCAGAAGACACAAGTCAGTCATGAAATCAGTCCAATCAATATCACCAGAGAATATTTACCAAATTGATGTTTCTACTAAACATGAGTCACGGGGGCCTACCTCCACCTACTGTTGCTTCAGGCAACCGCTCAATCGAGTATTTGTGTTGAGTAATGTACATGATTGGCACACCAGGGATCTGCCAGCAGGCAAGCAACTTCATATCAGAACCAATTTCATTTCAAATACACAGCAAGAAAGTATTCACTTGAAGGTACCTTGCGGATCCTTCGCTTTAAATCTCGATCACATGTAGCAACAACATAGCATTTATGCTGTTCCCAAACAAATGATCTGGTtagttacattaaaaaaacatgttgaataaactacaaattaattatcatgAAAGGCAGTATCCATAACAAACAAAGTAAGATACTTTGAAATACAGTCACATAAAGGATTATTCCTTGCAAATGGCCActattttgtactttttttttttcaaataaagattattgtttttcatagaacataaaaaaaagatggacatgaatatttaaaagaataattttctCTAACTTCTGTAATTATGCACATACTACAAGAATTCGCTATTTTTTGCATTGTTACTGTCAGATAAATGGCAAAACCTATAAATCTATGTTTGCTAAATCCTGTAGGGTTTAAAACAGGTTTGACCCTTATGCTCCTAGCAACATGAGGTACCATGTTTGCTAAATCCAACCCGTAGGGTTTAAAACAGGTTTGACCCTTATGCTCCTTGCAACATGATGTATCGTTTGCTAAATCCAAGCCATAGGGTTTAAAATAAATGGTCAGATTCTATTTCTATTAGTTAGCAAGGGGTTAGGGTGTTTTCCAGACTAGTGGGAAGTGGTGGACATTTGTTGAGTCATGTAATCCAAACCATTCATTTGAAGTTGACAGTCCatatttaatgaaaatgatAGATCATCTTCCTGGCAAATTCAACTTTAGCAAATAACTGGCTAATGGCTTCTAGCTTTGTATGAGGAGGAGGGGGAGATATCTCCAAGGTGGTTACTATTTTGAGAAAATAACACTCAACATGGAGAGTAGGCCAAAGATATTAGCGTCAGATTTGTACATTGGTAACCCTTTCAACAATACAATCATCAGCATAAGTTCCCTTGTGAATACAGGGTAGTCTCTCAAAACGTGGATCCTTAGCAATCCTGTTCAGACACAAACATCCATCATCAAAATTCttgtaaataaatgaaatttgaacAGTAGTGAAGGTTGTTGGCCTCCAAATTACAAAGAAATAACATTGTGGATGTACACTATTACGTGAAAAAATTTACAAGCAGATTAGAACCACTTCCATAGACACATTCAACAACCTAGACTCTTGATGCAAAAAATAACaggtaaaaaaatatcagtTGCAAAACTCAGCAACATGAAATCATACATACCTTAAAGCCACACGGTACTTCTGACCTAACTTCTCAAGTTCTGCCATCACACAGTCCGTGATACAAGGTGTGCCTTCAAATCCAAAAAGTGGAAGTTATCGATAAACAAGCAGTACAAGTCCAAAAACTGAAAGATATCAACAAACAAGCAGTAAAAAGAAGTTCCGGACTTCATCTCATTTCCTAGCCAGTCTTATTGCTCGGACAATTGAgatattatttaaatcaaaagcATATAATTTAGAGCTACTAAAAAAAAGCAGAGGCTAGCGAACACACATTTCGCATACAGGCAGTCCAGCATCGCCTTCTCTAAATCCAACTACAAATGGAAAACCAGAAAATCGTAAGGGCCAAAATTTCAATTCCGTAAGCTGAGCCTACAGCAAGTTTGGTTTGACCTTTGCAATTTTTGAATCAAAACCAGATGGAAGTAAAAATCGGCAATTGCATTAAACACTAACTTTATTCTGAATAGAGAAATTGATGAAGTTGGTATCCACCAAAACCCTGTATGGCGGCCCCAAAGCTGTGTTGTATGAGAAGAAGAGAGCTGAAGAAACCTGTGGTCTgtacaaataaacaaaagagaAGGGGGGGCGGGGGTGTTACTTGAgctccatttttaaaaaaaaattattgctagaagaaaaaacaacaatcatagCAATAGTTATAGACATAAAAGCTTACACATTTCTCGGGAGCTTTTCGAGGgacaaatcttttttctttggattcaaGACTTCTTCTTTATGTCTAGCAAGGGATGAAGCAACAAAACTAGTTAAGCAGAGAGCTAAAATTAGGGAGGGAACTAAAATAAAACGCGAAAGAAACAAGTGCTTACTGTTTAATTGCTCTAGAGGtaatcatcttcttcatttttgcaAATTTCGGGCCTTTTTTGGCTCTCCCCATCGCTTCGTTTGAAGAGTATAAATCCTAATATAGAGGGCGAGGTAAGAAGAGACTGTTTTTGCAAATTGCAACTGACTTCCCCttccagaaaaaaatatttatgctgTCTGGCTAGCTAAAGTACTTTCAGTTTGATCGATAACATACTCAGAGAGTGATGGCCTGAGATTGGAACGTCTGACAGCAGCTTTTGTTAGGGACGAGGACGGTGACGGTGAGGGAAAAAAATCGAGACGCCCGCCGCAGGGTATTTGTTTAACCTGAAAGATGTATATGAGCCGAAACTGAGTCCAGCCCAGGTTCCTTATTATATTGGGCTTCAGAGGATATTGAATCCAGACCAGATAAAAAAAGAGCTCAATGGGCTGGAAACTTTAGGCCTACGTGTAATTAAATGAAGGATAGAATCTGTTAACTGGATCAACACAATATCTTTTAAATACCAAAGGGCCCACGCAGAATTCTAGTTAGATCGAGCTACATTTGAAATCGGGTCTTACGTGGCAAGAAAACTCCAGAGAGTTCACCGTAAGTTGGCGGGGGCGCGCGAAACATCTGGAAGGGAGGAGAAGATGATTTTGTCATGTCTTCCAGTTGAAAATTCCTCTTCGTAAGTTGGCATATAAAAGGCAATGTCTAACACAAGATTAATATCAGGAAAATCAGAAATCAGTTCAGTTGATAAAAGAAACACACTCGCGGTCTCGAGAATTTGAAGCTTTTGGTTTTGGGTTGGTGGGGTGGATCGATTAGCGCTGCTGTGTCAATTGGATTTGTGGAAACGTTAGGCTGGACATTTCGTTTTCTCCCTGTTACTTTATAgtaaagttaaaagaaaatgtaagtTACTCCTCCTTCTTTATTGATGATTGCTTGGCTTTGATTTCATAATATTGTTATCTGTTGATCTGTGGGAGATTTATTGAAATGTAAAGGGATATTCTTGTTCAATGAATGAATGCATAATGCCagtaatttaatacttttttacgAATTATTTCTTTCTAAAATTTGTGGATTTACAATGCACCAAGTTGTTGTTAGAGAGGTTTTAGAGGATTTCTTAAGGGTACTTGTGCATAGTTTCTTCTCTGGAACAACATAAGATTTATTCCATTTTTAAGCTATCGGTTAATAAGATAATCGAAGACTAAGCATTCAGCATGACGTTTTGAATGTATAAAAGCTGATATATCTATGAATCTATGAATTAAGGCAAATatcattattactattttttcgtttttctttctattgctCTTTTCGTGTATGTTGCCTATTGCTCGATGTTGGCCTTTGTTCATTTATCGCTctccttgataaaaaaaaaaaaaaaaagttggctCTGTGTCGATGTTCAAGATGATCGTTCCTGCTGATCTGCGTTTTAACCTTTTCAGTTACACCGTACATCGACCTCTGGTGGTCTTTGAGCCAGGAATTTCAACCTGCTAAAGAGCTACCAAGGCTTCTTGGTTTGCATAACCTTTACAGAAAATGATGCCTGTGTATAGATACATGGACTCACACCCGATGCGCGGAGACCATGTACCTCCAATGCAGCATTATCATCCAAGCTTTGGGGCTATTCCACCTCATATGCATGTTGATCCATCCAAATCTGCTgctctctatggactttgtccTAATGGGAACAACTTCGGGTGCTCGGTTCCATGTCATGCCTGCTGTGGCTATGGTAACTTCACTGGTTACTACGGTCCCAGACCTTCTTGTTCTCATTTTCCACCACCTCAATATCAGTGCTATGGATATCCTCCGTATCATGAAACTATGCCTGTACAATATGTCCCTTCTCCACATTATTCGATGGAACAGCCAAGATATGAATATGACAAGGTCGTCTCTAGCAACAATCATTGCTGTGGTTGCCGGAGTCACACCCATGACCAGAAGAGAGATGAAAGTGTGAAGGTGGAGGAGCTGGATCCTGACTCTCAGAAGAAAGAAGGCGactctttggttccatttcaggTGAAGAATTACCCATACCCAGTTGTGTGGATCCCaccagaaaaaataaagaatgaagaaGATAGAAAACCTGTGGACTCAGAAATGGCAAGCGGGGAGAAGGCTTCACGAGTTATGAAGCATCCTGAGAGTGTAAAGCCACCCGAAGAAAACCCAAGAGTGTGGAATGGCTGGGTTCCCCTTGACTTGAAAAGCTTTGGACCCTTCATGCAAGCTGAAGATCAGAAGagaactcaaaatcatcaaaatgagGACGAATTGCAACAATTTCCGTTTCCTATATTCTGGCTGCCACCATACAACAAACAGAATGACACTTCCAACAAAGATGGTGCACAGACAATAGCATCTTCAAAACCTGTAGACGAGCCACCTTCTGCGGTCAAGTTCTTCCCAGTGAAACTACCTGGCAGCAGCGATGGCTGTAACAAACTTCTAGAAGGCCAATACAATTCTAGAGACCAAGGAAGTTCAGGGACAGAAAGCACTCCTGTTAAACAAATGGAAAAGCATGGGGAGAAGAAGGAAGGGGTTAATCAGAAAAGCATACCTGTGCAGCAAATCGAAGCATTTAGGGAAAAGGAAGATTCTGAAGGCATTGGTAAGAGAGGTAGAACTGCCTCTTTGAAAAATGCAGAAGGTAACCCAACTGGTAACTCCTCTGAGACCTGTGCAAAAAGACAATCCTTAGCCTCCCCAAAGGCATCAAAGTTACCTCCTGTTTGTTTAAGAGTTGATCCATTGCCTAAGAAGAAGAATGGAAGTTCAGGCTCAAGGTCTCCAAGTCCTCCAGGGTCAAAAGGTCAGCTGCAGGAGGCATCAAAGGACACTTCTAAACCTTCTGCTTCATCAGATTTAAAAGCAAATATCCATCATGACGCACAAGTTCAGAATGTTGCTCGAAGTAGCGGCAAGGAGgtagaagcaaataaaaatgaagggaaaatCATAGAGGTCGTGCAGAGGAAACGTATTGAAAACAAGGATGGTGAAGCAAGGAATGAATCTCAAACTCAGACTCCAATTGCCTTAACAGATCTTCAAAAGGAGGTCTTCAGAAACCCAAAAACAGAGGAAGCTGAAACTTATGATGAAAAATACGTAAAAAAGGAGGATCAAGGAGGAAGAGATGCTACAGATTTGGCAGCTGGTGAAGCAACCAAGTCAAAGGAAGTAACAGATGCAACTAGATCAGcaattgatgaaaataaagaacAGAGAAAGAACTTATCAGATGAAGCAGCCGCATTGCTTATACAATCAGCTTATCGTGGGTTTGAAGTGAGGAGATGGGAAcctttgaagaaattaaagcaaATTGCTAAGGTCCAGGAGCAGGTAGTTGTTGTTAAAGATAAGATTTATGCTCTCGAGTCCTCTTCTGACCTCCAGAAAGATGATCAGCAAAGGCTAGTCATTGGAGAAATGATAATGAGCCTTCTGTTGAAATTGGACGCTATCCAGGTACGTATGCACGGTGCAGCTAACAATGACACACACTTCTTGCTCTTGCAGCCTTTgcacaagaaaaggaaaaattgaattttatgtacATAATACAAGTTATGCAGGAGGATTGACTGTGCAGATTCCATTTGTTTGCTTAGCAGCAGTTCGGTGTCCAATTATTACTAGGCATAGCAATGAGAAGTACAATGAGCAACTTTTTGTGTGGCATTTTGTCTTATAAAACATTGGAATTTTTTTCTGGAATTAAGGGTCCTGATTCAAATCTTGGTTATTTTTGCTCTCCAGGGCTTGCATCCAACTATCAGGGATATCAGGAAATCCTTAGCAAGGGAACTTGTAGTTCTACAGGAGAAGCTTGATTCACTCATCATGAAGAAGTGCGAGGAAACTTCTGGGCCCAAAAATTCTGAGGAACATCTCATCGCTTCCAGTGTCATTACAGCAAACCAAGATGCACAAAAAATGGAGGTAGGAGAACAGCCAGGTTACTGTCTTTCTCAAATGGTGGACTCCGTAGGTGACTCGGAGGATAAGGAAACTTCAAAGTCTCCTATTATTATCAAAGAGGAGCACAGGGAATCTGAAAATGAAGGGAGGGAGGTCGAAATTGATGGAGGGGCTTATGTGGCAGAGCAAGAAAACAAGGTTGGCAGTGGAGAGTTCCAATCTAGTGAAGTTGTTACGACAGAGAATGGGCAGGGAACGTCAGCAATTGAACAATCTGTCCTATCCCATTCACAGGAGAGTGATAAAGCGGAGATCAGTGGAATTCTACCGGAGAACATGTGCTGCAGTCCACATAACAAGCAACAAGCTAGATTGATGAAACTGACCAATGTGGAAAATAGTCCTGAAGTGAAAGGAACTGAAGCACCGGCACATGAAATAAGTGGTAAGGTGGCTGCCATTTCTGATAAAGAGGAAGAATCTGGAACAGAAATGGTGGCAGTCATAGATGGTGAGGAGATGGAATCAAATGCATCATGGTCATCTTCAACTGTTGCATCTCCTGATTCGACAACTGCTGCAAAAACTATAGATGTAAATTTGCAACAAGAATTCCCATTAGGACTGAATGATGACGAGGCACCAGAGAAATTGGACAACTCGAATATTCAGGAGAATGAAGTTCGATATGGTGGAGACAATAAAGAAGATACAGAACCGTCTTCATTAAATGAGGTAATAATCCCAATTGAGCTAGATCACCAGTGCATGGAAGTGCTTGATAAAGGGGCTTTTCTTGCTGGATCAGAGGA
It encodes the following:
- the LOC118057676 gene encoding uncharacterized protein; protein product: MGRAKKGPKFAKMKKMITSRAIKQHKEEVLNPKKKDLSLEKLPRNVPQVSSALFFSYNTALGPPYRVLVDTNFINFSIQNKLDLEKAMLDCLYAKCTPCITDCVMAELEKLGQKYRVALRIAKDPRFERLPCIHKGTYADDCIVERVTNHKCYVVATCDRDLKRRIRKIPGVPIMYITQHKYSIERLPEATVGGAPRY
- the LOC118057680 gene encoding uncharacterized protein; its protein translation is MMPVYRYMDSHPMRGDHVPPMQHYHPSFGAIPPHMHVDPSKSAALYGLCPNGNNFGCSVPCHACCGYGNFTGYYGPRPSCSHFPPPQYQCYGYPPYHETMPVQYVPSPHYSMEQPRYEYDKVVSSNNHCCGCRSHTHDQKRDESVKVEELDPDSQKKEGDSLVPFQVKNYPYPVVWIPPEKIKNEEDRKPVDSEMASGEKASRVMKHPESVKPPEENPRVWNGWVPLDLKSFGPFMQAEDQKRTQNHQNEDELQQFPFPIFWLPPYNKQNDTSNKDGAQTIASSKPVDEPPSAVKFFPVKLPGSSDGCNKLLEGQYNSRDQGSSGTESTPVKQMEKHGEKKEGVNQKSIPVQQIEAFREKEDSEGIGKRGRTASLKNAEGNPTGNSSETCAKRQSLASPKASKLPPVCLRVDPLPKKKNGSSGSRSPSPPGSKGQLQEASKDTSKPSASSDLKANIHHDAQVQNVARSSGKEVEANKNEGKIIEVVQRKRIENKDGEARNESQTQTPIALTDLQKEVFRNPKTEEAETYDEKYVKKEDQGGRDATDLAAGEATKSKEVTDATRSAIDENKEQRKNLSDEAAALLIQSAYRGFEVRRWEPLKKLKQIAKVQEQVVVVKDKIYALESSSDLQKDDQQRLVIGEMIMSLLLKLDAIQGLHPTIRDIRKSLARELVVLQEKLDSLIMKKCEETSGPKNSEEHLIASSVITANQDAQKMEVGEQPGYCLSQMVDSVGDSEDKETSKSPIIIKEEHRESENEGREVEIDGGAYVAEQENKVGSGEFQSSEVVTTENGQGTSAIEQSVLSHSQESDKAEISGILPENMCCSPHNKQQARLMKLTNVENSPEVKGTEAPAHEISGKVAAISDKEEESGTEMVAVIDGEEMESNASWSSSTVASPDSTTAAKTIDVNLQQEFPLGLNDDEAPEKLDNSNIQENEVRYGGDNKEDTEPSSLNEVIIPIELDHQCMEVLDKGAFLAGSEDSVKVGPEKDDSHEDAIVGVCAQQPQALDAKNDKEEVEVLGQEKVLDFSREQEESNEEKQKDENGQTEHSCSSELANKIFSQEEEVQAEEENDNDSQTITDCGNEEMKLEVKQCHDLGVLSDNDTMEDGLDGSETTKSLSAIGPKLSPMGADQDEEKGEKLPASSTAISSQVSAGEQGMGMESQRKLVDENEKLREMMERLIETGKDQLTVISNLTERVKDLEKKLSKKKKVWAKRFRTSSPHSSARPSVKSPRRKAGVGT